Proteins encoded by one window of Homoserinimonas aerilata:
- a CDS encoding LysR family transcriptional regulator, translating into MLVLGRRKMRNGPDLEALRALALVAKESSMSAASAQLGVSQQAISLRIRNLEKDLRMRLLVRSARGSRLTPTGELVVGWGTTLLTAADEFSDAVNSLRTDRGKMMRIAASLTIAEHLLPEWIARWRISHGNDGPVVQLTAANSSTVVEAIREGTADLGLVETPVVPAGLRSVTVAYDTIEVVVQHGHRWAKTRRVSVRELAGTGLVLRETGSGTRQALENALTEAGFPLAAEPAAVLTTTLGVRSAIMAGIAPGALSSLAVSEDARAGRLVRVRINNLQITRPLTAIWAGTTPPPHIRDFLDVIARTDR; encoded by the coding sequence ATGCTTGTGCTTGGGAGGCGGAAGATGCGCAACGGGCCGGACTTGGAGGCACTGCGAGCCTTGGCGCTCGTCGCGAAGGAAAGCAGCATGTCGGCGGCAAGCGCGCAGTTGGGCGTGAGTCAGCAGGCGATATCTCTGCGCATCCGGAACCTGGAAAAAGATCTGCGCATGCGACTGCTGGTGCGTTCCGCACGGGGCTCCCGACTGACTCCGACAGGCGAGCTGGTTGTTGGCTGGGGAACAACGCTGCTGACAGCGGCCGACGAGTTCTCGGATGCTGTCAACTCGCTCCGCACGGATCGCGGGAAGATGATGCGCATCGCCGCGAGCCTCACGATCGCAGAACACCTCCTACCGGAATGGATCGCCCGGTGGCGCATCTCTCACGGCAATGACGGCCCGGTCGTTCAACTCACAGCCGCCAACAGCAGCACGGTCGTCGAGGCCATACGCGAGGGAACCGCAGACCTCGGGCTCGTCGAGACCCCTGTCGTTCCCGCCGGCCTCCGGTCGGTCACCGTCGCTTACGACACCATCGAAGTCGTTGTGCAGCACGGTCACCGATGGGCGAAGACCCGCCGGGTGTCCGTCCGTGAACTGGCGGGCACTGGGTTGGTGCTCCGCGAGACCGGCAGCGGCACCCGACAAGCGCTCGAGAACGCCCTCACCGAGGCGGGCTTTCCCCTCGCAGCCGAGCCCGCAGCCGTGCTGACGACCACGCTCGGCGTTCGCAGCGCGATTATGGCCGGCATAGCCCCCGGCGCGTTGAGCTCCCTCGCCGTGTCCGAGGACGCCCGCGCCGGCCGACTCGTGCGAGTTCGGATCAACAATCTCCAGATCACCCGCCCGCTCACCGCCATCTGGGCCGGGACGACTCCGCCCCCTCACATACGGGACTTCCTGGACGTCATCGCGCGAACTGACCGGTAA